In Natrinema amylolyticum, the following are encoded in one genomic region:
- a CDS encoding CBS domain-containing protein codes for MSIGKLGPQDVVTTSPDSQLEEITATLEEENVGSIVVTEDDEPIGMLTDRDAALAIHDHDDVGSASVEDVMTENPVTVHEDDDPITISEAIRDNNVRRFPVVDDDGELAGIATLDDLVATIGEELENVADTIEAQSPEYSP; via the coding sequence ATGTCCATCGGCAAACTCGGTCCCCAGGACGTCGTCACGACGAGTCCGGACAGCCAGCTCGAGGAGATCACGGCGACGCTCGAGGAGGAAAACGTCGGCTCGATCGTCGTCACCGAAGACGACGAACCGATCGGAATGCTCACCGACCGCGACGCGGCGCTCGCGATCCACGACCACGACGACGTCGGGTCGGCGTCGGTCGAGGACGTGATGACCGAAAACCCGGTAACGGTCCACGAGGACGACGATCCGATCACGATCTCGGAGGCGATCCGCGACAACAACGTCCGCCGGTTCCCGGTCGTCGACGACGACGGCGAATTAGCGGGCATCGCGACGCTCGACGACCTGGTCGCGACGATCGGCGAGGAACTCGAGAACGTCGCCGACACGATCGAAGCCCAGTCGCCAGAGTACAGTCCGTAA
- the msrA gene encoding peptide-methionine (S)-S-oxide reductase MsrA, translating into MERATFGGGCFWCTEAAMKELEGVESVTSGYAGGHVEDPSYREVCSGNTGHAEVVQVEYDPDAIGYDDLLEVFFATHDPTQLNRQGPDVGTQYRSLVLYHDDEQQRQAEAYIEALDSEYDDDVVTELEPLETFYRAEEKHQDYFEKNPNDAYCTMHAAPKVEKVREKFGEIVAAQQ; encoded by the coding sequence ATGGAACGAGCCACGTTCGGCGGCGGTTGTTTCTGGTGTACGGAAGCGGCGATGAAGGAACTCGAGGGCGTGGAGTCGGTCACCTCCGGCTACGCGGGCGGACACGTCGAGGACCCGTCCTATCGCGAGGTCTGTTCGGGCAACACCGGCCACGCGGAGGTCGTCCAGGTCGAGTACGATCCCGACGCGATCGGGTACGACGACCTGCTCGAGGTGTTCTTCGCCACGCACGATCCGACCCAGCTCAATCGGCAGGGGCCGGACGTGGGAACCCAGTATCGCTCGCTCGTCCTCTACCACGACGACGAGCAGCAACGGCAGGCCGAGGCCTACATCGAGGCCCTCGATTCCGAGTACGACGACGACGTCGTGACCGAACTCGAGCCTCTCGAGACCTTCTATCGCGCCGAGGAGAAGCATCAGGATTACTTCGAGAAGAACCCGAACGACGCCTACTGTACGATGCACGCGGCCCCGAAAGTCGAGAAGGTCCGCGAGAAGTTCGGTGAGATCGTCGCTGCACAGCAGTGA
- a CDS encoding enoyl-CoA hydratase/isomerase family protein: MSWDTVRLEWDGDVATLTVDRPDALNALNVETLEAMGEAIEEAAAEDARVLVLTGAGDAFIAGADIKYMRDLSPDAAQEWGDLGHDVADALEAFPAPTIAAVNGYAFGGGCEMALACDLRVAGESALIGNTEIDLGIIPGWGATQRLPRLVGDETARRMIFLGERLDADSAAEAGLFGEVVPDDDLADVVDELADRLAAKPAFAMRTAKQSINQRHEGPQGSGLAYEKRAFASLFGTHDQREGMAAFVEDREPEFE, encoded by the coding sequence ATGTCCTGGGACACAGTCAGACTCGAGTGGGACGGCGACGTGGCGACGCTGACAGTCGATCGACCCGACGCGCTCAACGCGTTGAACGTCGAGACGCTCGAGGCGATGGGCGAAGCGATCGAGGAGGCCGCGGCCGAGGACGCACGCGTACTCGTCCTGACGGGTGCCGGCGACGCGTTCATCGCCGGTGCCGACATCAAGTATATGCGCGATCTCTCCCCGGACGCCGCCCAGGAGTGGGGCGACCTCGGCCACGACGTGGCCGACGCGCTCGAGGCGTTTCCCGCGCCGACGATCGCGGCGGTCAACGGCTACGCCTTCGGCGGCGGCTGCGAGATGGCACTGGCCTGTGACCTGCGCGTCGCCGGCGAGTCGGCGCTGATCGGTAACACGGAGATCGATCTGGGCATCATCCCCGGCTGGGGCGCGACCCAGCGGCTGCCGCGACTGGTCGGCGACGAGACGGCGCGGCGAATGATCTTCCTCGGGGAGCGCCTCGACGCCGACTCCGCCGCGGAAGCGGGGCTGTTCGGCGAGGTCGTCCCCGACGACGACCTCGCGGACGTCGTCGACGAGTTGGCCGACCGACTCGCCGCGAAACCGGCCTTCGCGATGCGGACCGCCAAACAGTCGATCAATCAGCGCCACGAGGGGCCACAGGGAAGCGGCCTCGCGTACGAGAAGCGCGCCTTCGCGAGCCTCTTCGGCACGCACGACCAGCGCGAGGGGATGGCGGCGTTCGTCGAGGATCGAGAACCGGAGTTCGAATAA
- a CDS encoding 2,5-diamino-6-(ribosylamino)-4(3H)-pyrimidinone 5'-phosphate reductase: MDVIVNAAASADGKLSSRRREQLAISGEDDFARVDRLRAESDAVAVGVGTVLADDPHLTVKDDDLRDQRREAGRSANPARVVVDSSGRTPTDAAILDDAATTYLCLSEAAPVDRRLELADHAELLTAGDDRVDLLRAFAALQEQGIEQIMVEGGGELIFSLFEAGLVDELRVFVAPKIIGGRDAPTLADGEGFVAEFPTLELADIERLDDGVVLTWRVDDR, translated from the coding sequence ATGGACGTTATCGTCAACGCCGCCGCGAGCGCGGACGGCAAACTCTCCTCGCGCCGCCGCGAACAGCTCGCGATCAGCGGCGAGGACGATTTCGCGCGCGTCGACCGACTGCGGGCCGAGAGCGACGCGGTCGCGGTCGGCGTCGGCACCGTGCTCGCCGACGACCCCCATCTGACCGTCAAAGACGACGACTTGCGGGATCAGCGCCGCGAGGCGGGGCGATCGGCGAATCCCGCACGGGTCGTCGTCGACTCGAGCGGACGGACGCCGACGGACGCGGCGATCCTCGACGACGCGGCGACGACCTACCTCTGCCTGAGCGAGGCCGCGCCCGTCGATCGGCGGCTGGAACTCGCCGATCACGCCGAGTTGCTCACCGCGGGCGACGACCGAGTCGATCTCCTTCGAGCGTTCGCGGCGCTACAGGAGCAGGGGATCGAACAAATAATGGTCGAAGGCGGCGGCGAACTCATCTTCTCGCTGTTCGAGGCCGGCCTGGTCGACGAGCTCCGGGTGTTCGTCGCCCCGAAGATCATCGGCGGTCGCGACGCCCCGACGCTGGCCGACGGCGAGGGGTTCGTCGCGGAGTTTCCGACGCTCGAGCTCGCGGATATCGAACGACTCGACGACGGCGTCGTGCTCACGTGGCGCGTCGACGACCGATAG
- a CDS encoding metallophosphoesterase family protein, producing the protein MTTANSAFDDSVSFDHRHIDLENRDDVYVVGDVHGCLDSLEALLDTLELGANDLAVFVGDLVRKGPESKAVLDRVRRSPRLVSVRGNNERKLLEGEASLPALDAVDYQYLESLPAAISWDGGLVVHGGVDPSRALSSHSGDDVLTMRSPDGDGYDGPFWFETYEGPPRVFFGHTVLAEPIEREWAVGLDTGCVYGGRLTAYDVCRGESISVAGTGHVERSSEKIVTTDNE; encoded by the coding sequence GTGACGACCGCCAACTCCGCGTTCGACGACTCAGTATCGTTCGACCACCGGCACATCGACCTCGAGAACCGGGACGACGTCTACGTCGTGGGTGACGTACACGGCTGTCTCGACTCGCTCGAGGCGTTGCTGGACACGTTGGAACTCGGCGCGAACGATCTCGCCGTGTTCGTCGGTGACCTGGTCCGAAAGGGACCGGAGAGCAAGGCCGTTCTCGATCGCGTCAGGCGGTCGCCGCGGCTGGTCTCGGTCCGCGGCAACAACGAGCGAAAGCTGCTCGAGGGAGAGGCCTCGCTGCCGGCCCTCGATGCGGTCGACTACCAGTACTTAGAATCGCTGCCGGCGGCGATTTCGTGGGACGGCGGCCTCGTCGTTCACGGTGGGGTCGATCCGAGCCGAGCGCTATCGTCGCACTCGGGGGACGACGTGCTGACGATGCGGTCGCCGGACGGCGACGGCTACGACGGCCCGTTCTGGTTCGAGACCTACGAGGGGCCGCCGCGGGTCTTCTTCGGTCACACCGTTCTCGCGGAGCCGATCGAACGGGAGTGGGCAGTGGGGCTCGACACCGGCTGTGTCTACGGTGGGAGGCTGACGGCGTACGACGTTTGCCGCGGAGAGTCGATCAGCGTGGCCGGAACCGGCCACGTCGAGCGGTCGTCCGAGAAGATCGTCACGACCGATAACGAGTGA
- the ppk1 gene encoding polyphosphate kinase 1 produces MNERNATENDDRVSTDEQTPDYTVTNDAEFSFRSLLDEDNVTDADADAERSARSDQGDETEGTSESVSESTTDAELMGETEAGPTWGPERSDSTADSDDADEADEADEADERTTDAESAPDDVDPAAESVVLDHTGATAESESATDPDRDALPVAASADTRPAQPDVDLSDPSYYLNRELSELAFQRRVLHEVLDEDNPLLERVKFLAIVTTNLDEFFRKRVGGLKQQIAAGVTEETPDGRTPYEQWEAALEEARPLFEQQAECYREEIRPALADEGIHIVDYDDLTVVERQQLREYFESSVLPTLTPLTFDPAHPFPFISNQSLSLAVLTRERPGEELTFSRVKIPRNQLRFVQFGDDTRYVLLEDIVRANLDLLFPDVEVVDTALFRVTRNAEVRRDEEVAEDLIEMIEEVIEERRFATAVRLEIERDAPERVREILTRELDLDDREVFHLDGPLDYRDFADLTDLDRPDLKLPEWSPQPHPRLGRCDDATNVFDAISDGDMLVHHPYHSFEGTVQRFLEAAANDPDVLAIKAAIYRTASDSQIIESLIEAARNGKQVAVMVELKARFDEENNLEWAKKLEEEGIHVAYGTIGYKTHTKTSLVVREEDDGVRLYSHIGTGNYHSGTAKSYEDLGLLTADRDIGQDLVRLFNYFTGHSMHRDYRELLIAPGNMRDRFVDLIRAEAERARDGEDARIVAKMNRLEDPEMVRELYEASMAGVDIDLIVRDICRLRPGLEGVSDTIDVYSVVGRFLEHSRIFYFQAGGDERYYIGSADWMTRNLDNRVEAITPIDDPRLQRRLEGVLETLLSDDQNRWVMRSDGTYDRCRPADDGATTNVHETFMRSAVDDAQRNTRP; encoded by the coding sequence ATGAACGAACGAAACGCGACGGAGAACGACGACCGAGTATCGACGGACGAACAGACACCTGACTACACGGTGACCAACGACGCGGAGTTCTCGTTTCGGTCGTTACTTGACGAGGACAACGTGACCGACGCGGATGCCGACGCCGAGCGGAGCGCCCGATCCGACCAGGGCGACGAGACCGAAGGGACGTCCGAGTCGGTGTCGGAATCGACGACGGACGCTGAACTGATGGGGGAGACGGAGGCCGGACCGACGTGGGGACCCGAGCGGAGCGACTCGACCGCCGATTCCGACGATGCCGACGAGGCAGACGAGGCAGACGAGGCAGACGAGCGGACGACCGATGCGGAATCAGCTCCGGACGACGTCGATCCGGCAGCGGAAAGCGTGGTACTCGATCACACTGGCGCGACCGCCGAATCCGAATCGGCGACGGATCCGGACCGAGACGCGTTACCGGTCGCCGCGTCCGCCGACACCCGGCCGGCGCAGCCGGACGTCGATCTGTCGGATCCGTCCTACTATCTGAACCGCGAACTCAGCGAACTCGCCTTTCAGCGCCGCGTCCTCCACGAGGTGCTCGACGAGGACAACCCGCTGTTAGAGCGCGTGAAGTTCCTCGCGATCGTCACCACGAACCTCGACGAGTTCTTCCGCAAGCGCGTCGGCGGGCTGAAACAGCAGATCGCGGCCGGCGTCACGGAAGAGACGCCCGACGGACGCACGCCCTACGAGCAGTGGGAAGCCGCCCTCGAGGAGGCCCGGCCGCTGTTCGAACAGCAGGCCGAGTGTTACCGCGAGGAGATTCGCCCAGCACTGGCCGACGAGGGGATTCACATCGTCGACTACGACGACCTCACGGTCGTCGAACGCCAGCAGTTGCGCGAGTACTTCGAGAGTTCCGTCCTGCCGACCCTGACCCCGCTGACGTTCGACCCGGCCCACCCGTTCCCGTTCATCTCGAATCAGAGCCTCTCGCTCGCCGTGTTGACGCGGGAACGACCCGGTGAGGAGTTGACCTTCTCCCGGGTGAAGATCCCGCGGAATCAGCTGCGGTTCGTCCAGTTCGGCGACGACACGCGGTACGTTCTCTTAGAGGACATCGTCCGGGCAAACCTCGATCTGCTCTTCCCCGACGTCGAGGTCGTCGACACCGCCCTCTTCCGAGTGACGCGCAACGCAGAGGTCAGACGCGACGAGGAGGTCGCCGAGGACCTGATCGAGATGATCGAAGAGGTCATCGAGGAGCGGCGCTTCGCGACCGCCGTCCGACTCGAGATCGAGCGCGACGCGCCCGAGAGGGTCCGCGAGATCCTCACGCGCGAACTCGATCTCGACGATCGTGAAGTGTTCCACCTCGACGGCCCGCTGGATTACCGCGATTTCGCCGACCTGACCGACCTCGATCGCCCCGACCTGAAGCTCCCCGAGTGGTCGCCCCAGCCGCATCCGCGACTGGGCCGATGCGATGACGCGACGAACGTCTTCGACGCGATCAGCGACGGGGACATGCTCGTCCACCACCCCTACCACTCCTTCGAGGGGACCGTCCAGCGGTTCCTCGAGGCGGCGGCCAACGACCCCGACGTGCTCGCGATCAAGGCGGCAATCTACCGAACCGCGAGCGATTCACAGATCATCGAGAGCCTGATCGAGGCCGCTCGCAACGGTAAGCAGGTCGCCGTCATGGTCGAACTCAAGGCCCGTTTCGACGAGGAGAACAACCTCGAGTGGGCGAAGAAACTCGAGGAAGAGGGGATCCACGTCGCCTACGGCACGATCGGCTACAAGACCCACACCAAGACCTCGCTGGTCGTCCGAGAGGAGGACGACGGAGTCCGGCTCTACTCCCACATCGGAACCGGCAACTACCACTCCGGGACCGCCAAGAGCTACGAGGACCTGGGGCTGCTGACGGCCGATCGGGACATCGGACAGGACCTCGTCAGGCTGTTCAACTACTTCACCGGCCACTCGATGCATCGGGACTACCGGGAACTCCTCATCGCGCCCGGGAACATGCGCGATCGCTTCGTCGACCTCATCCGGGCCGAAGCCGAGCGCGCACGCGACGGCGAGGACGCGCGCATCGTCGCCAAGATGAATCGGTTGGAGGACCCGGAGATGGTTCGGGAGCTCTACGAGGCGTCGATGGCCGGCGTCGACATCGATCTGATCGTCCGGGACATCTGCCGTCTCCGTCCCGGGCTCGAGGGCGTCAGCGACACGATCGACGTCTACAGCGTCGTCGGTCGCTTCCTCGAGCACTCGCGGATCTTCTACTTCCAGGCGGGCGGCGACGAGCGCTACTACATCGGCTCGGCCGACTGGATGACCCGCAACCTCGACAATCGGGTCGAGGCGATCACGCCGATCGATGACCCGCGCCTCCAGCGTCGGCTCGAGGGCGTCCTCGAGACGCTGCTCTCCGACGATCAGAACAGGTGGGTAATGCGATCGGACGGAACCTACGATCGGTGTCGGCCCGCGGACGACGGGGCGACTACGAACGTCCACGAGACGTTTATGCGCTCCGCAGTAGACGACGCACAGCGCAACACCCGTCCGTAG
- a CDS encoding DUF7511 domain-containing protein yields the protein MNGSTGGYGDRSPRQRLDAATRYSTDELDLESIIVRYEDRPDRCTITPRECSDSERITTWLSADVGAIVDLADVR from the coding sequence ATGAACGGATCCACCGGCGGTTACGGCGATCGGTCACCCCGACAGCGACTGGACGCGGCCACGCGGTACTCGACCGACGAACTCGACCTCGAGTCGATCATCGTCCGATACGAGGACCGGCCCGATCGGTGTACGATCACACCGCGGGAGTGTTCCGACTCGGAGCGGATAACGACCTGGCTCTCGGCGGACGTCGGGGCCATCGTCGACCTCGCCGACGTTCGATAA
- a CDS encoding phosphate uptake regulator PhoU — protein METRKVQVTGGSTFTVSLPKTWATDNDVSSGTTVEFYPEGDELLLTPERETRRQEGTLDVSGLKDEELMRAVMTMYVSGFDVISLEAGRITTEQRSAIRDATQRLVGVEVLEETSDSVVIQDLLDSSELSIVNAVTRMRLIAQSMLEDAVTALIENDDDIAYDVIDRDDDVDRLWLVVSRIFRATLRSPRAVEELGVSREACFDYHSSARQLERIADHAVKISDIALKLDDLPADVADAIHGLHAEAATVFEQSMDALFADDADEANRLGHDALAAVVEIDEHTRQIDDMLRDLEPAQAQSLGLIVDSLSRSADYGGNIAETALQKAAPRP, from the coding sequence ATGGAGACGCGAAAAGTGCAGGTCACAGGTGGGTCGACCTTCACCGTCTCGTTGCCGAAGACCTGGGCGACGGACAACGACGTCAGCAGCGGTACCACAGTCGAATTCTATCCCGAAGGGGACGAACTCCTTCTGACGCCCGAACGCGAAACTCGACGCCAGGAAGGGACCCTGGACGTCTCCGGACTCAAGGACGAGGAACTGATGCGGGCCGTCATGACGATGTACGTCAGCGGGTTCGACGTCATCTCGCTCGAGGCGGGGCGGATCACGACCGAGCAACGCAGTGCGATCCGCGACGCGACCCAACGACTCGTCGGCGTCGAAGTGTTAGAGGAGACCAGTGACAGCGTAGTCATCCAGGACCTGCTCGACTCCTCGGAGCTCTCGATCGTCAACGCCGTCACGCGCATGCGCCTGATCGCCCAATCGATGCTCGAGGATGCGGTGACGGCGCTGATCGAGAACGACGACGACATCGCCTATGACGTGATCGACCGCGACGACGACGTCGACCGCCTCTGGCTGGTCGTCTCGCGGATCTTCCGTGCGACGCTGCGATCTCCCCGCGCGGTCGAGGAGCTCGGCGTCTCCCGCGAGGCCTGTTTCGACTATCACTCGAGCGCCCGCCAGCTCGAGCGGATCGCTGACCACGCCGTCAAGATCAGCGACATCGCGCTCAAACTCGACGACCTCCCCGCCGACGTGGCCGACGCCATCCACGGCCTCCACGCCGAAGCCGCGACCGTCTTCGAGCAGTCGATGGACGCGCTGTTCGCCGACGACGCCGACGAAGCCAACCGGCTCGGGCACGACGCGCTCGCGGCCGTCGTCGAGATCGACGAACACACCCGCCAGATCGACGATATGCTCCGCGACCTCGAGCCCGCACAGGCCCAGTCGCTGGGACTGATCGTCGACTCGCTGTCCAGAAGCGCCGACTACGGCGGCAACATCGCCGAGACGGCGCTCCAGAAGGCGGCACCGCGGCCCTGA